From uncultured Roseateles sp., the proteins below share one genomic window:
- a CDS encoding type I secretion system permease/ATPase — translation MADADFFDPPTPGSSAADEVSRDDDPLAQALSWLTGHHGRPRSAESLLAGIPIDGALGPDQALRVLREAGFNAGMVQRRIADIHGLLLPAVLLLNNGDACVLVRRIDGQPGRLQSYEVVFPGPESHSCVAEAADLEAEYTGFCLLATPQQSSAQGVPTAASLNQAGGHWLWSTLRRFFPYYRASLLAAMLSNLLMMVTGLVTSVIYDKVIPHQAMVTLWTLAIGAFIALAFDLVARQLRSHLIDLAGRKSDLIIGSMLFRQTLGVRMEHRPPSAGSYAHHLAQIEVVRDFFASATMSALSDLPFIILFVAMTFVIGGPLGWVLVLALPIIVCLAALIQSSLRRSMSASMTQQADLQGLLVEAVEGLEDLKAAGAEGRFLHRYETSTAIGADAAMRARSMSSWSSNVTMVLQQLITMIMLVWGVYLIKDGQITAGALIGAVMFATRAIGPLGSVVGLATRYQGARAALVSLDALMNKPVEREVGRNYVGLPNFNGHMALQEVSFAYPMTGTDKPPQVLKSVSMRLNPGERVAILGRIGSGKSTILRLLAGLYQPSEGRVEVDGVDLRQIDPAEFRARVGFVSQEPRLFHGTLRDNVLLGRASADASQLTEVARLTGLDRLVASHPLGWDLPVGEMGSLLSGGQRQLVALARCLVTKPQILLMDEPTSSMDAQSEIAFLRQLKDAAGSCTLVMVTHRPAVLELVGRLMVVDAGRVVLDGPKDQVLAALSGQRPAAPEPAANPNVRMHPSAQPVQREATL, via the coding sequence ATGGCTGACGCCGACTTCTTCGACCCACCGACGCCGGGCTCATCGGCCGCCGACGAGGTGTCGCGCGACGATGACCCGCTGGCGCAGGCGCTGTCCTGGCTGACCGGCCATCACGGCCGGCCGCGTTCGGCCGAGTCGCTGCTGGCCGGCATACCGATCGATGGCGCGCTGGGACCCGACCAGGCGCTGCGCGTGCTGCGCGAAGCCGGTTTCAACGCCGGCATGGTGCAGCGCCGCATTGCTGATATCCATGGCCTGCTGTTGCCGGCCGTGCTGCTGCTGAACAATGGCGACGCCTGCGTGCTGGTGCGACGCATCGACGGGCAGCCCGGCCGCCTGCAGAGCTACGAGGTTGTCTTCCCCGGCCCGGAGAGCCACAGCTGCGTGGCCGAGGCGGCCGATCTCGAGGCCGAGTACACCGGCTTTTGCCTGCTCGCCACGCCGCAGCAGAGCAGCGCCCAGGGGGTGCCCACCGCCGCCAGCCTGAACCAGGCCGGCGGGCATTGGCTGTGGAGCACGCTGAGGCGCTTCTTCCCCTACTACCGCGCCTCGCTGCTGGCGGCCATGCTCAGCAACCTGTTGATGATGGTCACCGGGCTGGTCACCTCGGTGATTTATGACAAGGTGATTCCGCACCAGGCCATGGTGACCCTGTGGACCCTGGCCATCGGCGCCTTCATCGCACTGGCCTTCGACCTGGTGGCCCGCCAGCTGCGCAGCCATCTGATCGACCTGGCCGGGCGTAAATCGGACTTGATCATTGGCTCGATGCTGTTCCGCCAGACCCTGGGCGTGCGCATGGAGCACCGTCCGCCTTCAGCCGGCAGCTATGCCCACCACCTGGCACAGATCGAGGTGGTGCGCGACTTCTTTGCCTCGGCGACGATGTCGGCGCTGTCGGACCTGCCTTTCATCATCCTGTTCGTGGCCATGACCTTTGTCATCGGCGGCCCGCTGGGCTGGGTGCTGGTGCTGGCCCTGCCCATCATCGTCTGCCTGGCGGCGCTGATCCAGAGTTCGCTGCGCCGCTCGATGAGTGCCAGCATGACGCAGCAGGCTGATCTGCAGGGTCTGCTGGTCGAGGCGGTCGAGGGGTTGGAAGACCTCAAGGCGGCCGGCGCCGAGGGCCGCTTCCTGCATCGCTACGAAACCAGCACCGCCATTGGCGCCGATGCCGCCATGCGCGCGCGCTCGATGTCCAGCTGGAGCAGCAATGTGACGATGGTGCTGCAGCAGCTGATCACCATGATCATGCTGGTCTGGGGCGTGTACCTGATCAAGGACGGCCAGATCACCGCCGGCGCGCTGATCGGCGCAGTGATGTTTGCCACCCGCGCGATCGGCCCGCTGGGCAGCGTCGTCGGGCTGGCCACGCGCTACCAGGGCGCCCGTGCGGCCCTGGTTTCGCTCGATGCCTTGATGAACAAACCGGTCGAGCGCGAGGTCGGCCGCAACTATGTCGGCCTGCCCAACTTCAACGGCCATATGGCTTTGCAGGAGGTCAGTTTCGCCTACCCGATGACAGGCACGGACAAGCCGCCGCAGGTGCTGAAAAGCGTCAGCATGCGCCTGAATCCGGGCGAGCGGGTGGCCATTCTGGGCCGCATCGGCAGCGGCAAATCGACCATTCTCCGGTTGCTGGCCGGGCTCTACCAGCCCAGCGAGGGCAGGGTCGAGGTCGATGGCGTCGATCTGCGCCAGATCGACCCGGCCGAGTTCCGCGCACGAGTCGGCTTTGTCTCGCAGGAGCCGCGGCTGTTCCACGGCACGCTGCGCGACAACGTGCTGCTCGGCCGCGCCAGCGCCGACGCCTCGCAGCTGACCGAGGTGGCCCGCCTGACCGGGCTGGACCGTCTGGTCGCCTCGCATCCGCTGGGCTGGGACCTGCCGGTGGGCGAGATGGGCAGCCTGTTGTCCGGCGGCCAGCGCCAGCTGGTGGCCCTGGCCCGCTGCCTGGTGACCAAGCCCCAGATTCTGTTGATGGACGAGCCGACCAGTTCGATGGACGCGCAGTCCGAGATTGCCTTCCTGCGCCAGCTGAAAGACGCCGCCGGCAGCTGCACGCTGGTGATGGTGACGCACCGCCCGGCCGTGCTGGAGCTGGTGGGGCGCCTGATGGTGGTCGATGCCGGCCGCGTCGTGCTGGACGGTCCGAAAGACCAGGTGCTGGCGGCTCTGTCCGGCCAGCGCCCGGCAGCACCCGAGCCGGCCGCGAATCCCAATGTGCGCATGCATCCGTCGGCCCAGCCGGTGCAGCGCGAAGCCACTCTCTGA
- a CDS encoding acetylglucosamine transferase encodes MALSRSGQMQLGELIERAQRLTNSGMSEASAQLYEAWIASTESPFRHVACFNWGTVLGSLSRHAEAEQAYRHALQLHADFPQARLNLGHQLENQGRHDEALTEWKAVDAMTATGGEATLDFRLHALNNSARLLETLRRYDESEALMCRSLALKADQPDVIQHYVHIRQKQCKWPLYETVGELTQNMLLRGTSALATLSATDDPALQLLAAQRFVFERTQKVTGQPLHAAFAAQKPRSGKIKIGYLSGDLCTHAVGLLSAELYELHDRSRFEVNAFCWSREDGTALRKRLVESMDQVYRIGGLDDATAARLIAQLGIDVLVDLQGLTSGARPGILAHRPAPIQASYLGLPATSALPGVDWIIADRYVMPPEELRYYTEKPIYLPNCYQVSDRKREIAPLPTRARYGLPEDAFVFGSFNNNHKFTEEVFNAWMNILAQVPGSVLWLLADNSWAQANMLRTAQAHGVAPERLIFAPRVTPAEYLARFQLVDLCLDTFPFNAGTTASDALWMSTPILTLSGRSYISRMCGSLLTNVGLPDLITTSLADYEKLAVQIGRQPQRAHFYRRYLNECGRQSSLFDVPAIVRGLEAEFERLALAHRG; translated from the coding sequence ATGGCCCTGTCACGCTCGGGGCAGATGCAGCTGGGCGAGCTGATCGAACGCGCCCAGCGTCTGACGAACAGCGGCATGTCCGAGGCCTCGGCCCAGCTGTACGAGGCCTGGATAGCGAGCACCGAATCGCCGTTCCGCCATGTCGCCTGTTTCAACTGGGGCACGGTGCTGGGCAGCTTGTCGCGCCACGCCGAGGCCGAGCAGGCCTACCGCCACGCGCTGCAGCTCCACGCCGACTTTCCGCAGGCGCGCCTGAACCTGGGGCATCAGCTGGAAAACCAGGGCCGCCACGACGAGGCGCTGACCGAGTGGAAGGCCGTTGACGCGATGACCGCCACCGGTGGCGAGGCGACGCTGGATTTCCGCCTGCACGCGCTGAACAACAGTGCCCGTCTGCTCGAAACCCTGCGCCGCTACGACGAATCCGAAGCCTTGATGTGCCGCAGCCTGGCCCTGAAGGCCGACCAGCCCGACGTCATCCAGCACTATGTGCACATCCGCCAGAAGCAATGCAAATGGCCGCTGTACGAGACCGTCGGCGAGTTGACGCAAAACATGCTGCTGCGCGGCACCTCGGCCCTGGCCACCCTGAGCGCCACCGACGATCCGGCACTGCAACTGCTGGCGGCGCAGCGTTTCGTGTTCGAGCGCACGCAGAAAGTCACCGGTCAGCCGCTGCACGCGGCCTTCGCGGCGCAGAAACCGCGCAGCGGCAAGATCAAGATCGGCTACCTGTCCGGCGATCTGTGCACCCATGCCGTGGGTCTGCTCTCGGCCGAGCTGTACGAGTTGCACGACCGCAGCCGTTTCGAGGTCAATGCCTTTTGCTGGAGCCGCGAGGACGGCACGGCGCTGCGCAAGCGCCTGGTGGAATCGATGGATCAGGTCTACCGCATCGGCGGCCTCGACGACGCCACCGCGGCGCGCCTGATCGCCCAGCTGGGCATCGACGTGCTGGTCGACCTGCAGGGCCTGACCAGCGGCGCACGCCCCGGCATCCTGGCGCACCGGCCGGCGCCCATCCAGGCCAGCTATCTGGGCCTGCCGGCGACCTCGGCCCTGCCCGGCGTGGACTGGATCATTGCTGACCGCTATGTGATGCCGCCCGAGGAGCTGCGCTACTACACCGAGAAGCCGATCTACCTGCCGAACTGCTACCAGGTCAGCGACCGCAAGCGCGAGATCGCGCCGCTGCCCACACGCGCGCGCTACGGCCTGCCCGAAGACGCCTTTGTGTTCGGCTCGTTCAACAACAACCACAAGTTCACCGAAGAGGTGTTCAACGCCTGGATGAATATCCTGGCCCAGGTGCCGGGCAGTGTGCTCTGGCTGCTGGCCGACAACAGCTGGGCGCAGGCAAATATGCTGCGCACGGCCCAGGCCCATGGCGTGGCGCCCGAGCGCCTGATCTTTGCCCCGCGGGTGACGCCGGCCGAATACCTGGCGCGTTTTCAGCTGGTCGACCTCTGCCTGGACACCTTCCCGTTCAACGCCGGCACGACGGCCAGCGACGCGCTGTGGATGAGCACGCCCATCCTGACGCTGTCGGGCCGGAGCTATATTTCGCGCATGTGCGGCAGCCTCCTGACCAATGTCGGCCTGCCCGACCTGATCACCACCAGCCTGGCTGACTACGAGAAGCTGGCGGTGCAGATCGGCCGCCAGCCACAGCGTGCCCATTTCTACCGGCGCTACCTGAACGAGTGCGGGCGCCAGTCGTCGCTGTTCGATGTGCCGGCCATCGTGCGCGGCCTCGAGGCCGAGTTCGAGCGTCTGGCGCTGGCCCACCGCGGCTGA
- a CDS encoding penicillin acylase family protein has translation MRWLRRLAVVVLALLLGLALAFWGYSRQVLPQTEGVLTVAGLKAAVTIERDAQGIPSIKAGSMEDLVFGLGFVHAQDRLWQLDTHKRIGSGRLAEAFGDAALESDRFLRALGVRRAAAAQWALASPESRALLTAYAAGVNRYVRSHLGARPPEFLILGLQPEDWEPVDSLAWSIMMAWDLGGNWTTELQRMRLALKLPVERINELIPPYPGDKPLATADYAALYRGLSVDGELGHQALNSAPPSGIEGVGSNNWVVHGSHTVSGKPLLANDPHLKLSAPALWYFARLEAPGFKLAGATLPGLPLVVLGQSQHIAWGYTNTAPDVQDLYLERIKPDDASQYQTPDGWAAFTTLTETIKVKGKPDVQMTLRATRHGPVISDAGVTEGLIGPKAKPTYALAMRWVALEPEFDAVAAGLAMSRATSVQAYVEASAAWLAPMQNMAVADRDGHIGMVAPGKVPIRRADNDLKGLVPAPGWDARYDWAGFIPAAETPREIDPARGFIATANQRIHGPDYPHYLTSEWAVPYRQQRIEQLLQATAKHDLASLRAIQADQLSLGTLKLLPYLQKAQSGHPLAVAAQAQLQGFDGVLGADRVAPTLLWAWSRQLTLGLFTDKVGGDAAMQKLLGARSLRDALEGVLERNDAWWCKADCQAQIDSAFTRALDELQARLGGDVAEWRWGRVHQARSEHRPFSRVKPLAGWFEARVAVGGDSFSINVGRVNQRPDATTGELYLDDHGPSLRALYDLGELSRSRVMLSTGQSGLPFSPHYRDMVAAWAKVEDVPLWGDGQPGRVLSLQPAP, from the coding sequence ATGCGTTGGTTGCGTCGCTTGGCGGTGGTCGTGCTGGCCTTGCTGCTGGGGCTGGCCCTGGCGTTCTGGGGCTACAGCCGTCAGGTCCTGCCCCAGACCGAGGGCGTGCTGACCGTCGCCGGCCTGAAAGCGGCCGTGACCATAGAGCGCGACGCGCAGGGCATTCCCAGCATCAAGGCCGGTTCGATGGAAGACCTGGTCTTCGGCCTCGGTTTCGTCCATGCGCAGGACCGTCTCTGGCAGCTGGACACCCACAAGCGCATCGGCTCGGGCCGCCTGGCCGAGGCCTTTGGCGATGCGGCGCTGGAGAGCGATCGTTTCTTGCGCGCGCTGGGTGTGCGGCGTGCCGCGGCTGCGCAATGGGCGCTGGCCTCGCCGGAGAGCCGGGCCCTGCTGACGGCCTATGCGGCCGGCGTGAACCGCTATGTGCGCAGCCATCTGGGCGCGCGGCCGCCGGAGTTCCTGATACTGGGCCTGCAGCCCGAAGACTGGGAGCCGGTGGACAGCCTGGCCTGGAGCATCATGATGGCCTGGGATCTGGGCGGCAACTGGACCACCGAGCTGCAGCGCATGCGCCTGGCACTGAAGCTGCCGGTGGAGCGCATCAATGAGTTGATACCGCCGTATCCCGGCGACAAGCCGCTGGCCACGGCCGACTATGCGGCGCTGTACCGGGGCCTCTCGGTCGACGGCGAGCTCGGCCATCAGGCGCTGAACAGCGCGCCGCCCTCGGGCATCGAGGGGGTGGGCTCCAACAACTGGGTCGTGCATGGCAGCCACACGGTCAGCGGCAAGCCGCTGCTGGCCAATGACCCGCATCTCAAGCTCAGCGCACCGGCGCTGTGGTACTTCGCCCGGCTGGAGGCGCCCGGCTTCAAACTGGCCGGTGCGACCCTGCCGGGCCTGCCGCTGGTGGTGCTGGGGCAGAGCCAGCACATCGCCTGGGGCTACACGAATACCGCGCCCGACGTACAGGACCTGTATCTGGAGCGCATCAAGCCCGATGACGCGAGCCAGTACCAGACGCCGGACGGCTGGGCGGCGTTCACCACCTTGACCGAGACCATCAAGGTCAAGGGCAAGCCGGATGTGCAGATGACACTGCGCGCCACGCGGCACGGCCCGGTGATCTCGGATGCCGGTGTGACCGAGGGACTGATCGGCCCCAAGGCCAAGCCGACCTATGCGCTGGCCATGCGCTGGGTGGCGTTGGAGCCCGAGTTCGACGCGGTGGCCGCCGGCCTGGCGATGAGCCGGGCCACCTCGGTGCAAGCCTATGTCGAGGCCTCGGCCGCCTGGCTGGCGCCAATGCAGAACATGGCGGTGGCCGACCGTGACGGCCATATCGGCATGGTGGCGCCTGGCAAAGTGCCGATCCGCAGGGCCGACAACGATCTGAAGGGCCTGGTGCCGGCGCCCGGCTGGGATGCCCGCTATGACTGGGCCGGTTTCATCCCCGCCGCCGAGACGCCGCGCGAGATCGACCCGGCGCGGGGTTTCATCGCCACCGCCAACCAGCGCATCCACGGGCCCGACTATCCGCACTATCTGACCAGCGAATGGGCTGTGCCCTACCGCCAGCAGCGCATCGAGCAGCTGCTGCAGGCCACGGCCAAGCACGACCTGGCCAGTCTGCGGGCGATCCAGGCCGATCAGCTGTCGCTGGGCACCTTGAAGCTGCTGCCCTACCTGCAGAAAGCCCAATCCGGCCACCCGCTCGCGGTAGCCGCCCAGGCCCAGCTGCAGGGCTTCGACGGTGTGCTCGGCGCCGATCGCGTGGCGCCGACGCTGCTGTGGGCCTGGTCACGCCAGCTGACCCTGGGCCTGTTCACCGACAAGGTCGGCGGTGACGCGGCGATGCAAAAGCTGCTCGGCGCGCGCAGCCTGCGCGATGCGCTGGAGGGCGTGCTCGAGCGCAACGACGCCTGGTGGTGCAAGGCAGACTGCCAGGCACAGATCGACTCAGCCTTCACGCGGGCGCTGGATGAGCTGCAGGCGCGGCTGGGTGGCGATGTGGCGGAGTGGCGCTGGGGCAGGGTGCATCAGGCCCGGTCCGAGCACCGGCCGTTCAGCCGCGTCAAGCCGCTGGCCGGCTGGTTCGAAGCCAGGGTAGCTGTCGGCGGCGACTCGTTCAGCATCAATGTCGGCCGGGTCAACCAGCGGCCGGACGCCACCACCGGCGAGCTCTACCTGGACGACCATGGCCCCTCGCTGCGGGCGCTGTACGACCTGGGCGAACTCAGCCGCTCGCGCGTCATGCTGTCCACCGGGCAGTCGGGGCTGCCGTTTTCGCCGCACTACCGCGACATGGTGGCTGCCTGGGCCAAGGTGGAGGATGTGCCGCTGTGGGGCGACGGCCAGCCGGGCAGGGTGCTGAGCTTGCAGCCCGCACCGTGA
- a CDS encoding DUF1993 domain-containing protein, which produces MSISMYSASVPVFVRLLSNTLKWLDKAEQHAEAKKFDTSVYLSLRLAPDMLPFTRQIQIASDAAKGCVARLAGIENPKWEDNEASLADLRERINKTIAFVQSVTPAQIDGSEQRAIEIPTRSGEPLRFDGETYLKHFVLANFHFHLTMTYALLRHAGVDIGKNDFLGR; this is translated from the coding sequence ATGAGCATTTCGATGTATTCGGCCAGCGTGCCGGTTTTTGTCCGGCTGCTGAGCAACACCCTGAAGTGGCTGGACAAGGCCGAACAGCATGCCGAGGCCAAGAAGTTCGACACCAGCGTCTACTTGAGCCTGCGCCTGGCGCCCGATATGCTGCCGTTCACCCGCCAGATCCAGATCGCCAGCGATGCCGCCAAGGGTTGCGTGGCGCGCCTGGCGGGCATCGAGAACCCGAAGTGGGAAGACAACGAAGCCAGCCTGGCCGATCTGCGCGAGCGCATCAACAAGACGATCGCCTTTGTGCAGTCGGTGACGCCGGCGCAGATCGACGGCTCGGAGCAGCGCGCCATCGAGATCCCGACACGCAGCGGCGAGCCGCTGCGCTTTGACGGCGAGACCTATCTGAAGCACTTCGTGCTGGCCAACTTCCACTTCCACCTGACCATGACCTATGCCCTGCTGCGCCATGCCGGCGTGGACATTGGCAAGAACGACTTCTTAGGTCGCTGA